DNA sequence from the Synechococcus sp. MU1617 genome:
TGGCCGCACGATCTATCTGAACCCCTTCCTCTATTGGCGGCGGTTTGACAGCAACACCGATCGCTGGCTGCGGGAGCCCGGACAGCTGACGGAGGATCAGATCACCGCCAATCGCAGCCGGTTTTACCCCGAACTCGACTGGGGTCAGCTGGATGATCACGCCACCGCAGTCCACGATGGTGCTGTGGAGATGTTCCTCAAGAGCCTTGAGCTGATCAGCACCTTTCATCCCGAGCTGGGTTCCGGGCAGATGCTCGAGGTGGAACGCAAGATGACGATCACTAAGAAACGGGCCTTCGAGCGTTGGGTGGACAAGGCGATCCGGCGGCGTCAGCGCGATGAAACCCGTGAGAATCGGCGCTTTGAGCGCAGCCGCTTCTGGCGTGCCTGGCGAGAGTGGATTCTGCTGGACACCACCCAGAAAGCCTTGGTGCCTGTGGCGATGTTGATGGTGCTCAGTGGGGTGATGGGCTGGTCCCTGGCTGCGGACCGCTCAGCTTGTCCGACATTGGCGCTTCCTTCGGGACAGACTGGGGTTCGTTGATCTGGCCCCATGGCCGCTGATTCCACCTCCGACAACCCGCTCGACCAGTTGCGTCTGTCGCTGATGCAGGACGTGCTTCCTGTTGGGCTGGCCGTACTTGAGAGGGCCCGGCAGGGGGGTCCCGGAAAAGTGGTAGAGGTGTTCACGGCGGGGTCGGAGGACCCCATCGCAGATTTGCGTCAGGAGGGTGAGCCCGTGGCGCGCGATGTGCGAGAACAGCTGGACACCGTGAGCCCGGGACTGGGCAATCCGGTGATGCCGGTTTCGATCTCTGTTGACGAACCGGCAACGGTTGAACAGGACGGCCCCGACGACCTGCTGCCAACCCTGCGGCGGATTGAAGAGCGCCTTGAGGAGTTGCGCCGCCGTTTGCCAGCGCAGCAACAGGAATGACCCGTTCCGCCCAGCAGCGTCAGACCGGTCTGCGTCAGCAACCCCTTGTTCTGCTGCTGTTGGTGCTGATGTTTTGCAGTGCCATGGTCAGCCGCCTGGTCTGGATGCAGCTGCTGGAGGGGTCGCGCTTTCGCGAACTAGCGGACGAAAACCGCATCCGTCTGGTGCCCCGCTCGCCGATCCGCGGTCGGTTGCTCGATCGCAAAGGCCGGGTGCTGGCCACCAGCAAGCTCACCTACTCCCTGTATCTCGAGCCGCGTCTGGTCAGCGATGACGACTGGCCTGATCTGCGGGATCGCCTGGCACGGCTGCTGAATTTGAAGCCTGATCTGCTCGACCAGCGCCGGCAGAAGGGCCTGGATCGGGATGGTTACCGCACCACGTTGGCCCTGGATCTCAAGCCCGAACAGGTGCTGCGTTTCCGTGAACAGGCTCTTGGGTTGCGGGGCGCCCAGGTGGATGTCGACATCCTGCGCTTCTATCCCAATGGAACCTTGGCGGCCCACGCCCTGGGTTACACCCAGCCCATCACGGAAAACGAATACGAAATCCTGTCGGAGAAGGGCTACAAGATCCGCGACCGGATTGGTCGCACGGGTGTGGAAGCCGCCTATGAGCGCCATCTGCGCGGCAAATGGGGCGGCCAGATGCTCGAGGTGAATGCCATGGGCGAAGTGCAGCGCAACCTGGGCGATCGACCTTCCCAAGCAGGAAAGGATCTGGTGCTCACCCTCGATCTGGATTTGCAGCGGGTGGCGGAGCAGGCGCTGGCGGACAAGCCCGGTGGCGCTGTTGTGGCGTTGGAGGCGGCCACGGGTGCCGTGTTGGCTTTGGCCAGCCGTCCCAGCTTTGATCCGAATTTCTTCTCCAAGCTGATCATCACCCAGAAGGAGTACGACGCCCTCTTCTCCAATCCGAAGAAACCGTTGCTGTCCCGGGCCATGAATCCCTATGACCCCGGGAGCACCTGGAAGCCGGTGACGGCGATGGCCGGCATGGAGTCCGGAAAATTTCCGCCCAACACCAAGCTGCACACCAAGGCCTGCATCACCTATGGCGGCCACTGCTTCCCGGATCACAACGGGGCTGGTTTCGGTCACATCGGCTATGCCGATGCCCTGCGCTTTTCCAGCAACACCTTTTTCTACCAAGTGGGAGTGGGAGTCGGCTCCAAAGCGCTGAAACAGGCCGCTGATCAGTTGGGCTTTCAGCAGAAAACCGGCATTGAGATCGGCTGGGAAGAGAGCGTCGGGCTGGTGGGGGATGAAGATTGGGCCGCCCGTGGCCGCGGCTGGACCGATCCCGGTACCAGCCCCTGGATTCCAGAGGACATGGCCAGTGCCTCCATCGGGCAGTCCGTGGTGCAGATCACCCCCCTGCAGCTGGCTCGCGCCTATGCGGTGTTCGCCAATGACGGTTGGTTGGTGACGCCGCATCTCGCCGCCGGTGACATCGACTGGCTGAGCCCCGAGCACCGCACCAAGGTGGCGATGAAGCCATCAACGTTGCAGACGATCCGGGAGGGCCTGCGCAAAGTGGTGGAGGCCGGCACTGGTGCTGGCCTCAATGGGCCTGGTATTCCTCCGGCAGCTGGCAAAACGGGAACGGCAGAGGACAGCACGGGAGGTCCGGATCACGCCTGGTTCGGTTGTTATGCCCCCTATCCGGACGGCAAGATCGTGGTGGTGGCCTTTGCCCAAAACACCCCTGGAGGTGGATCGGTGCATGCTCTGCCGATGGCGAAGAAGGTTCTGGCGGAGTGGGAGAGGACCCGGCAGCGCTAGGCGGCCGTGAGTTGAGGCGTTGACAGCACCGTGCGGTAGTAGGTCCGCAGTTGTTCGGTGGCACCCGCCCAGCCCCAGCGCTCGGCTTCGGCACGGGCTGCAGTGCGCAGAGCTTGTCGTTCCAGGTCGTTCCCCAGCAAACGGCGGGTGGCCTCGATCAGGCTTGCAGCGCCGCCATCCGCGCCATCGGGTTCATAAAGGCAGCCGTTAACGCCGTCGCTGATGATGTCTGGAATGCCGCCACGGTTGGCACCGACCACGGGACAACCTGCCGCCATGGCTTCCAAGAGCACCAGCCCCAGCGTTTCTGTGCTGGAGGGGAAGAGGAAGGCATCGCCGCTGGCGTAGGCCCCTGCCAAGTCTTCCCCGGCGAGATAACCGACGAAGGTGGTGGCGGTTCCTTCGAAGTGCTTCTCCAGTTGTTGGCGGTGGGGACCATCCCCCACAAGGGCCAGCCGTGCATCGGGTAGGGCCTCCAGAACGGGGCGGATCCGTTCGATCTGCTTCTCTGCGGAAAGGCGACCGACGTAGAGCAGCAGGGCACCGCGGTCGTCATACCCCCCGAGAAGCCTCTGGCGAAGTTCCGCGCTGCGCAGTTCGGGACGGAACAACTCCGTGTCGACGCCCCGCTGCCACAGATCGGTGTGCTGAATGCCCTTGTCGCTGAGCTCCTTCACCATGGCAGTGGAGGTGCACAGATTCAGCAGGGCCTGGTTGTGGGCGGCCTTGAGCATTTCCCACAGGAGCGGCTCCAGCATTCCCAAGCCGTAATGCTCGAGGTATTTGGGCAGATGGGTGTGATAGCTGGCGACCAGAGGAATGCCCTTGTTCTTCGCGAGCCAGATGCCGCCGAGACCCAGCACCGCCGGGTTCACCACGTGGATTAGATCCGGCTGAAACGCATCGATCGCCTCCGACACCGCTGGGCGCGGCAAGGCCAGTTTGAGCTCGGGATAGAGCGGCAGTGGCATCGCTGGCACGCCGATCAGGCGTGCACCCATGTACTCATCCGGACAGCCTTCAGGACAGAAGACCACCACCTCATCGCCGGCGTCCACCAGATGCTTCACCGTCTTGGTCAGACGGGTGACGATGCCATCGACCTTCGGCAGGAAGGTTTCGGTGAAGAAGGCGACTTTCAAGGATGAAGTCCGATCAGGATGCGTTGCCGATGGCCTGGGCCTGGGTTTTGGTCCAGGCGGAGGTGCAGAGGATGCGGTTGCGGTCGCAACGGTCGGCATAGCGGGTGGCAATCTCCACCACCTCCTTCAGCAGGCCGTCATCGAGTGTGGTGGGGTTGAGGCCCAGTTCGATGAAGCAGCGGTTGTCCACGATCAGATCGTTCTCAACGGCCTCGTTACGGGGGTTGGGCAAGTTGTTGACCTGAGCGCCGGTGATAGCGGCCACCTTCTTGGCCAGTTCGCCCACTTGATGGCTTTCGGTCATCTGGTTGAAGATCTTCACCCGCTCCCCTTGTTCCGGAGGGTTCTCCAGCGCCAGCTGGACGCAGCGCACGGAATCGCGGATGTGGATGAAGGCGCGGGTCTGGCCACCGGTGCCATGCACGGTGAGCGGGTAGCCGATCGCAGCCTGCATCAGGAAGCGATTCAGCACTGTGCCGTAATCGCCGTCGTAATCGAAGCGATTGGTGAGCCGCGGGTCACGGTCGGTGGCATCGGTGTTGGTTCCCCAGACGATGCCCTGGTGCAGGTCGGTGATGCGGACCTTGTCGTTCTTGTTGTAGTAAAGGAAGAGCAGCTGATCGAGTGTCTTCGTCATGTGATAGACACTGCCGGGGCTTGCCGGGTGGAGGATTTCCTCCTCGAAGCGGCTGCCGTCGGGCTGGGGCACTTCCACCTTCAGGTAACCCTCGGGGATGGTGGCGCCGCGGTGGGAGCCATAGCCGTAGACGCCCATGGTGCCGAGATGCACCACGTGGATGTCCTGACTGCTTTCAACGATGGCGGCCAGCAGATTGTGGGTGCCGTTGACGTTGTTGTCGACGGTGTAGCGCTTGGTGGCGCTGCTCTTCATCGAATAGGGCGCGGCCCGCTGTTCCGCGAAGTGGACCACCGAATCCGGGCGTTCCTCCAGCAGCAGATCCAGCAACCTTTGGTACTCATGGGCGATGTCCATGTGGACAAACCGCATCGGCTTCCCGCCGGTCTCCTCCCAGGCCTTGAGGCGCTCGCCGATGCTCACGATCGGAGTCAGCGACTCAACTTCAAGGTCGATATCGATCTTGCGACGGCTGAGGTTATCCACGATCAGAACATCGTGGCCCTGATCCGCCAGGTTCACCGCACAGGGCCAGCCACAGAAGCCGTCACCGCCGAGAACGAGAACTTTCACCCCAAACTCCTACTGGAACGAGCGTGATGCTCACTCCGGGCAAGCTACTACAGGGATTTTCAGTGTGAACTGTCTCAGCTGATGGCGACGGTCACCGCCACCATGGCGGCCACCAGCAATCCACCGGTCACCAGCATCATCATTGAGCTCCGGTTGCGGCTTTGGCTGGAGGCGATGTCCATTACCTCCATTCGTGGCTCCTTGGCGAAGGCGTTGAGACGACCGCCGTCTTCCGTGGTGACCGACATGGGTCCAATGCGACTGGTCGGACCTTATGAGTCCAAATGCTTATTGCCTGCCTTTGTGAAGCAGGCTTCACCTCACTTCATCTCTCTTCACTTCATCGGGGTGACTGCACTAGGCCCGTGGTCGGTGAGCTGGCAGAGGCCTGATCCTTTCGCGGCAAGCGCCCAGAGAGGTGAGCGGTCCGTCCGGCCATCACCGCCTGGCCCATGGCCTCGGCCATGGCTGCGGGGTCGCCAGCCATGGCGATGGCGCTGTTGACCAGGACGGCATCGGCGCCCATTTCGAGGGCTTGTGCCGCCTCGCTCGGAACACCAATGCCGGCATCCACCACCACCGGCACCTCGGCGTTTTCGATGATCAAACCGATGTTGGCGGCATTGTTGAGCCCCTGGCCCGAGCCGATCGGAGAGCCCAAAGGCATCACCGTGGCGCACCCGACTTCTTCCAGCCGTTTGGCCAGCAGGGGATCTGCATTGATGTAAGGCAGCACCGTGAACCCTTCTCTCACCAGTTGTTCTGCCGCGTTCAAGGTGCCAATCGGATCGGGCAGAAGATGTCGGGAGTCAGGAATCACCTCCAGCTTTACGAAGGTGTTGTCCTCCTGCCCCGCCAGCTTGGCGAGCTCCCGTCCAAGCCTGGCGACGCGCACCGCTTCTTCGGCATTGGTGCATCCCGCCGTGTTGGGCAGCATCCAGATTCGCTGCCAATCAATCGCTTCCATCAGGCCCTCATGGCCTGCCGCAACGGTCTGCACCCGGCGCACAGCCACGGTGACCATGTCGCAGCCGGATCGCTCGATGCTCTGCTGCATCGATTCCATGGATGGATATTTGCCTGTTCCGGTGAACAGGCGGCTGTTGAACTGGCGCCCGCCAATGGTTAGGGGGTCGGAGTAGGGGGAGGGCGAATCCATGACGCGTCTGAGCAAAAGGGCCTACCGTTCCTTCATCATCCATCGTCATCCATGCCGTTCCTGCTTGCCATGGATCTCCCGGCTGGCAGCCAGGTGCCGTTTCAGACCAATCCCCAGTTGCCCCTGGATCCGATTCAGTTGGCGGTTCCTCTGGAGCTCGATGAAATCGAAGTGGAGAGCTTCGACCCGGTTGCACGCGCTGCTGAACTGGCGGCATCTCTGCCCCGCCAATGGTGCGGCACGTTTGAGCCCTTTGATGGCAATCCCACCGTTGATGTCACGTTGGACATCACTCAGATGACGGCCATGGGCCAGATGGTGGATCTCCGGGGGACCATGACCCTTGGCTCCGTCATCACACCGGTTCAAGGCAATCTCCATGCCAAGTCGGATCAGCTTGATCTCCTCCCCTTGGCGGATCCTTTGATTGCGGGTCTTGAGCCGGGCGGCGTCTTCCTCGGACTGCAAATGTTCAGTCCCACCAGCTGGCAGGCGCCTCGTCTGGTCAACGTGGCCAACCCCAGCACTGGAGTGGGCGGACGTCTGGCCCTGACCAGCGGCTGTCAAGAGGAGCCTCCTGTTCAGCCTCTCTGGTGACCATATCTTTTTGAGGCACCAAATGTTTTTAAAAGAACTCAGCTGTTCCGACGTTTGAGTTTCTTCAGGCCTTTTTTCGCTGTGGCGTTGTCGGGTTCTAGTTGAAGTGTCTGCTCGTAGAGGGAGATCGCTTCAGAGTCCTTCAGCAGCTTTTCCTGGGCAAAAGCCAGGTTATTGAGGGCGACGGGGTAATCCGCTTTTGCCTTCAGAGCCAGCTTGTAATGCTTTATGGCACCGGAGTAATCCTTCTGTGCGGCCAGGGCAAAGCCGAGCGCATTTTCGATTAGCGCACGGGCTTCATCAGGTTCACCACTCAAGCGTTTCAGTGCCTGCTTCAAGGTGGCAGCTGCCTGCGGATACAGCCGCTTGCGCAGTTGAACTGATCCGAGCTCGTAGAGATCAGATGCCTGTCGCGAAGAGGCCTTTTCGGATTTCTCGAGTTCAATCAGCCGTGCTTCATCACGGCGCACACGAAAAAATTGTCGGCCAACCACCACCGCAACGATGGCAAGCAGGCCGACCAGGCCCAGCAGGTAGGTCTGGGGCAGCAGGTTCACGGTTTGAAAATTCAGCTCTTGGCTGCAGCCACGACGTTGGTGAAGCTGCCGGGGTCAACGACCGCCAGTTGAGCCAGCATCTTGCGATTCAGGCGCACATCTGCCTTTTTAAGGCCGCCCATCAGACGGCTGTAGCTCACACCATTCAGGCGAGCAGCGGCGTTGATGCGTGCAATCCAAAGGCGACGGAAATCGCGCTTGCGACGACGACGATCGCGGTAGGCATTGCAGAGGGCTTTCATCACCCGCTGGTTTGCTGTACGGAACAGGGTTCCGTTGCCACCACGGAAGCCACGGGCCAGCCGCAGGATCTTGTTACGGCGTTTACGGGCGACGTTGCCTCTCTTGACGCGGGCCATGAGGTTGGAAGGGTTAGATCAGGTCTTGTTGAACGGTCTCGTCTGAGCAGCTGTGCTCAGGCGTAGGGCATCATCAGGGTCACGCGCTCCTCATCGGTGCGGTCCACCACGGCCTTGGTGGCCAGATGACGCTTCTGCTTGGGGGTTTTGTGGTCCAGCAGGTGGTTCCGGAATGCGCGACGACGCAGAAATTTGCCGGTGCCGGTTGCTTTGAACCGCTTCGCGGCAGCTTTGCGGGTCTTCAGCTTGGGCATTGGTCTGCTCGTTCGGACACAAACGACAACAATACGTCCCGACGTGCCCCCCGCTGAATGATTCGGCTCCTGACGCTCACATTGCTGCTTTGCATGGGTCTGGGCTGTCGCGCCCGCGAGCGTGGTGATGTTCTCCAACCCCCTGTGACTGAGCCCCCTGTAGTGGAGCCGGTTCAACGGGCGACGCACCGTTCCGTCGCTGACCCACCGCCGGTTGATGGTCTTGAGCCTGTGCTCTGGGTGGCCTTGGAGGATCACCTCGGTGCTACGGCAACCGCCGCTCCCTTGAATCTGCGTGCCTTTGCTGGATCGCTCAGCCTTCGCGACGCCACCGGGGAGCACGGAAGTGGTTCGGGTTTCGTGATCAGCTGGCGAAGCGTTGCTTTGGACCGTCCGCTGACGTTGGCTCGCCGGATCGCAGGCCCCTACGCCAGTTTTGAGTCGGCGGACCGCGTTGCCTCCCGTTGGCGTGATTTGGGGGTTGCGGCCGAGGTGGCCCATCCCAAGGAATGGGAGGTGTGGGCGCCGGAAGGTTCCCCTGTGCCAGAGGGTCTAGCCGTGCGTGATTGGCAAGGCAGCCTTGCCAACACCATCGAACCGGTGTTGGAGACGTCGGAGGGGGAACGTCCTCTGCAGGGTCCTGTCTTGATCGAAGCTTCGGATGGGTTGCTCTGGGCTGGTGGACGCTTTGAGGGGCCCTTCCGTTTGCAACGGGATGCCTATGGCAGTTGGACCCTTGTTGAGCAGGTGCCGGTGGAGCGCTACCTCGAGGGGGTGGTGCCCCATGAGATCGGTGCTGGTTCACCGATGGCGGCGTTGCAGGCTCAGACTGTTCTGGCGCGCACTTGGGCTTTGGCCAATAGCCATCGCTTCAGCATCGATGGCTATCACCTCTGCAGCGACACCCAGTGTCAGGTCTATAGCGACCCTCGCCATGCGGGAGCTGCTGTGCGGGAGGCGATTGCAGCCACGCAGGGCAAATTGCTCAGCCTGAACAACCAGCCGATCAGCGCTGTGTATCACGCCACCAATGGCGGGGTCATGGCTGCCGGGCCGGAAGCCTGGGCCATGCAGCCCACCATCTATTTGCGCCCAAGAGCGGATGGGGATGAGGGTTGGAGTAACCGTCATCAATTGCCCCTGCAGCAGCGCCAGGCGGTGCAAGCGTTGCTGGCGGATCGTTCCGGGGCCTATGGCGAGCAGCATCCCCGCTTCCGCTG
Encoded proteins:
- the mrdA gene encoding penicillin-binding protein 2; protein product: MTRSAQQRQTGLRQQPLVLLLLVLMFCSAMVSRLVWMQLLEGSRFRELADENRIRLVPRSPIRGRLLDRKGRVLATSKLTYSLYLEPRLVSDDDWPDLRDRLARLLNLKPDLLDQRRQKGLDRDGYRTTLALDLKPEQVLRFREQALGLRGAQVDVDILRFYPNGTLAAHALGYTQPITENEYEILSEKGYKIRDRIGRTGVEAAYERHLRGKWGGQMLEVNAMGEVQRNLGDRPSQAGKDLVLTLDLDLQRVAEQALADKPGGAVVALEAATGAVLALASRPSFDPNFFSKLIITQKEYDALFSNPKKPLLSRAMNPYDPGSTWKPVTAMAGMESGKFPPNTKLHTKACITYGGHCFPDHNGAGFGHIGYADALRFSSNTFFYQVGVGVGSKALKQAADQLGFQQKTGIEIGWEESVGLVGDEDWAARGRGWTDPGTSPWIPEDMASASIGQSVVQITPLQLARAYAVFANDGWLVTPHLAAGDIDWLSPEHRTKVAMKPSTLQTIREGLRKVVEAGTGAGLNGPGIPPAAGKTGTAEDSTGGPDHAWFGCYAPYPDGKIVVVAFAQNTPGGGSVHALPMAKKVLAEWERTRQR
- a CDS encoding glycosyltransferase family 1 protein; the protein is MKVAFFTETFLPKVDGIVTRLTKTVKHLVDAGDEVVVFCPEGCPDEYMGARLIGVPAMPLPLYPELKLALPRPAVSEAIDAFQPDLIHVVNPAVLGLGGIWLAKNKGIPLVASYHTHLPKYLEHYGLGMLEPLLWEMLKAAHNQALLNLCTSTAMVKELSDKGIQHTDLWQRGVDTELFRPELRSAELRQRLLGGYDDRGALLLYVGRLSAEKQIERIRPVLEALPDARLALVGDGPHRQQLEKHFEGTATTFVGYLAGEDLAGAYASGDAFLFPSSTETLGLVLLEAMAAGCPVVGANRGGIPDIISDGVNGCLYEPDGADGGAASLIEATRRLLGNDLERQALRTAARAEAERWGWAGATEQLRTYYRTVLSTPQLTAA
- a CDS encoding NAD-dependent epimerase/dehydratase family protein, translated to MKVLVLGGDGFCGWPCAVNLADQGHDVLIVDNLSRRKIDIDLEVESLTPIVSIGERLKAWEETGGKPMRFVHMDIAHEYQRLLDLLLEERPDSVVHFAEQRAAPYSMKSSATKRYTVDNNVNGTHNLLAAIVESSQDIHVVHLGTMGVYGYGSHRGATIPEGYLKVEVPQPDGSRFEEEILHPASPGSVYHMTKTLDQLLFLYYNKNDKVRITDLHQGIVWGTNTDATDRDPRLTNRFDYDGDYGTVLNRFLMQAAIGYPLTVHGTGGQTRAFIHIRDSVRCVQLALENPPEQGERVKIFNQMTESHQVGELAKKVAAITGAQVNNLPNPRNEAVENDLIVDNRCFIELGLNPTTLDDGLLKEVVEIATRYADRCDRNRILCTSAWTKTQAQAIGNAS
- the psb34 gene encoding photosystem II assembly protein Psb34 gives rise to the protein MSVTTEDGGRLNAFAKEPRMEVMDIASSQSRNRSSMMMLVTGGLLVAAMVAVTVAIS
- a CDS encoding thiazole synthase; protein product: MDSPSPYSDPLTIGGRQFNSRLFTGTGKYPSMESMQQSIERSGCDMVTVAVRRVQTVAAGHEGLMEAIDWQRIWMLPNTAGCTNAEEAVRVARLGRELAKLAGQEDNTFVKLEVIPDSRHLLPDPIGTLNAAEQLVREGFTVLPYINADPLLAKRLEEVGCATVMPLGSPIGSGQGLNNAANIGLIIENAEVPVVVDAGIGVPSEAAQALEMGADAVLVNSAIAMAGDPAAMAEAMGQAVMAGRTAHLSGRLPRKDQASASSPTTGLVQSPR
- a CDS encoding tetratricopeptide repeat protein: MNLLPQTYLLGLVGLLAIVAVVVGRQFFRVRRDEARLIELEKSEKASSRQASDLYELGSVQLRKRLYPQAAATLKQALKRLSGEPDEARALIENALGFALAAQKDYSGAIKHYKLALKAKADYPVALNNLAFAQEKLLKDSEAISLYEQTLQLEPDNATAKKGLKKLKRRNS
- the rplT gene encoding 50S ribosomal protein L20 — encoded protein: MARVKRGNVARKRRNKILRLARGFRGGNGTLFRTANQRVMKALCNAYRDRRRRKRDFRRLWIARINAAARLNGVSYSRLMGGLKKADVRLNRKMLAQLAVVDPGSFTNVVAAAKS
- the rpmI gene encoding 50S ribosomal protein L35, which gives rise to MPKLKTRKAAAKRFKATGTGKFLRRRAFRNHLLDHKTPKQKRHLATKAVVDRTDEERVTLMMPYA
- a CDS encoding SpoIID/LytB domain-containing protein, whose protein sequence is MIRLLTLTLLLCMGLGCRARERGDVLQPPVTEPPVVEPVQRATHRSVADPPPVDGLEPVLWVALEDHLGATATAAPLNLRAFAGSLSLRDATGEHGSGSGFVISWRSVALDRPLTLARRIAGPYASFESADRVASRWRDLGVAAEVAHPKEWEVWAPEGSPVPEGLAVRDWQGSLANTIEPVLETSEGERPLQGPVLIEASDGLLWAGGRFEGPFRLQRDAYGSWTLVEQVPVERYLEGVVPHEIGAGSPMAALQAQTVLARTWALANSHRFSIDGYHLCSDTQCQVYSDPRHAGAAVREAIAATQGKLLSLNNQPISAVYHATNGGVMAAGPEAWAMQPTIYLRPRADGDEGWSNRHQLPLQQRQAVQALLADRSGAYGEQHPRFRWTRILSSADLRQALGAAAGPLVSPLRLQVLERGVSGRVLALQISGSGAAAPVILKLDAIRRTLRTLPSTLFMLEPQGVERWLVRGGGFGHGAGLSQAGAIDLAWRGWPVERILSHYYPGTVYGPLSTPMQSP